One Micromonospora sp. WMMD1120 genomic region harbors:
- a CDS encoding extracellular solute-binding protein — MSDFDPGRRRFLGHLGLAGLGALGASSFLSACASSASGPATGGGSGAVTIQSNLSSPQAKAAMEKLIENFNTQGKGTASLNTIASETFRTQLPTYLTSANPPDLYTWYAGSVANDYASKNLLLDVSEVWKSLGDYPQSLRTLSTDASGKQIFVPMNNYWWGFFYRKSNFAKWGVQEPQTWADFLALCETLKSKGVPPIGIGLGDTPWVASAWFDYLNIRINGAPFHRELLAGKQRFDDPKVKAVFTRWREVLPYFDPKGKAYPFQEATTALLAGKTGMFLIGTFFADAAPKDALGDLDFFRFPIIDPAVPLAEEAPTDGFFASAKTANPTGAKALLTYLAGVEAQEAYVKASSGIVLPANPKAKASDSPLVVKGKAMLNEAKELTQFFNRDSSDALQPTADTALTKFMDKPDQIDAILREWQAGAEKVFKG; from the coding sequence GTGAGCGACTTCGACCCCGGTCGCCGGCGATTCCTTGGCCACCTCGGGCTCGCCGGCCTGGGCGCGCTCGGCGCCAGCTCGTTCCTCAGCGCGTGCGCCAGCTCCGCCAGCGGGCCGGCGACGGGCGGCGGCTCGGGCGCGGTCACGATCCAGTCCAACCTCTCCTCGCCGCAGGCCAAGGCGGCGATGGAGAAGTTGATCGAAAACTTCAACACGCAGGGCAAGGGCACGGCGAGCCTGAACACCATCGCCTCGGAGACCTTCCGGACCCAGCTGCCGACCTACCTGACCTCGGCGAACCCGCCGGACCTCTACACCTGGTACGCGGGCTCGGTCGCCAACGACTACGCCAGCAAGAACCTTCTGCTGGACGTCTCCGAGGTCTGGAAGTCGCTCGGGGACTACCCGCAGTCGCTGCGCACCCTCTCCACCGACGCCAGCGGCAAGCAGATCTTCGTGCCGATGAACAACTACTGGTGGGGCTTCTTCTACCGCAAGTCCAACTTCGCCAAGTGGGGCGTACAGGAGCCGCAGACCTGGGCCGACTTCCTGGCGCTCTGCGAGACGCTGAAGAGCAAGGGCGTGCCGCCGATCGGCATCGGCCTCGGCGACACCCCGTGGGTGGCCTCGGCCTGGTTCGACTACCTCAACATCCGGATCAACGGCGCGCCGTTCCACCGCGAACTGCTCGCCGGCAAGCAGCGCTTCGACGACCCGAAGGTCAAGGCGGTCTTCACCCGCTGGCGCGAGGTCCTGCCCTACTTCGACCCCAAGGGCAAGGCGTACCCGTTCCAGGAGGCGACCACCGCGCTGCTGGCCGGCAAGACCGGCATGTTCCTGATCGGCACGTTCTTCGCCGACGCGGCGCCCAAGGACGCCCTCGGCGACCTGGACTTCTTCCGGTTCCCGATCATCGACCCGGCGGTCCCGCTGGCCGAGGAGGCGCCGACGGACGGCTTCTTCGCCAGCGCGAAGACCGCCAACCCGACCGGCGCCAAGGCCCTGCTGACCTACCTGGCCGGGGTCGAGGCGCAGGAGGCGTACGTCAAGGCCAGCTCCGGCATCGTGCTGCCGGCCAACCCCAAGGCCAAGGCGTCCGACTCGCCGCTGGTGGTCAAGGGCAAGGCGATGCTGAACGAGGCCAAGGAGCTGACCCAGTTCTTCAACCGCGACTCCAGCGACGCGCTCCAGCCCACCGCCGACACCGCGCTCACCAAGTTCATGGACAAGCCGGACCAGATCGACGCGATCCTGCGAGAGTGGCAGGCCGGCGCCGAGAAGGTCTTCAAGGGCTGA
- a CDS encoding helix-turn-helix domain-containing protein: MEDLRNDRDAWTSENCSVARAMDIVGGRSTVLVMREALLGTRRFDDFVRRVGVGEPAMAARLKEMVAAGLLERIPYREPGQRTRHEYQLTRKGRELLPVITALRNWGDTWAASDTGPSVVATHHDCGEPIRAVLRCAAGHDIAEGDIDIIAGPGLLRRD; this comes from the coding sequence ATGGAGGACCTACGCAACGACCGCGACGCCTGGACCAGCGAGAACTGCTCGGTCGCGAGGGCGATGGACATCGTGGGCGGCCGGTCCACGGTCCTGGTCATGCGCGAAGCCCTGCTGGGCACGCGCCGTTTCGACGACTTCGTTCGCCGCGTCGGCGTCGGCGAGCCCGCCATGGCCGCCCGCCTCAAGGAGATGGTCGCCGCCGGCCTGCTGGAACGCATCCCCTACCGCGAGCCAGGTCAGCGCACCCGCCACGAGTACCAGCTCACCCGCAAGGGCCGCGAACTCCTGCCCGTGATCACCGCCCTACGCAACTGGGGCGACACCTGGGCCGCCAGCGACACCGGCCCGTCCGTCGTCGCCACCCACCACGACTGCGGCGAGCCGATCCGCGCGGTCCTGCGCTGCGCCGCCGGCCACGACATCGCCGAGGGCGACATCGACATCATCGCCGGCCCCGGCCTCCTCCGGCGCGACTGA
- a CDS encoding glycoside hydrolase family 27 protein, whose protein sequence is MRLNRQLTAALAVLGLGLVSPTPALAGPPDAAPPPAGHGPGRPGHAPAVSGAEDQGAPTFFNSGLAPTPYQGWNTYFGLGGDPTEAEVRSVTDFMVSSGLRDAGYTYVWIDGNWAAPTPRNEAGHLVADPARFPGGMAALAAYIHSKGMKAGIYTDAGPYLPGQCGLGSNGHYAADIAQFAGWGFDALKADWLCGRAAGLDPETTFRELAEAVRQSPRPMLLNICNPVSSDWGGGPYTPEQLSTWSYTYAPTIADSWRTYTDVGLTDPTPQWAFPWVLRNMDVNAYHPAATGPGHYNDPDYLLPMRPLPGGGYELSLEESKTQLGMWAIMAAPLVIGSDPRGLPQQMISALTNPEIIAVDQDPLVRQGVKVADTGTDAQVWSKVLTGAGKRAVALLNRHDTAQRITVNFADVALGGSVSVRDLWSRRTVDAQPGTAGVQPFTGSYTVEVPAHGVAMLGLTGTDQVAGVDLGGSASASPALVRVDDTHATAFVRDGSGALAVNTRSGTTWGTRWTSLGGPVGGRILGQPAAYGSADGRLDVFVRGTDNAAWQRSYVGGGWGPWRSLGGTLTDAPTVAWTSPTRWTLLARGADGKLWSRTPSAGWTGVGAPDDRPFYGRPSAVVDDAGVLHVAVRSRTDEVWWSSRTGATWSSWTNLGGTTSGSPTLLATSGRVYLFALAADNRLWQRNLADGGWGGWFRRGEFATDAFRGAPGAAAGANGSAWLAVRGVDDRVHQIVL, encoded by the coding sequence ATGCGCCTGAACCGACAGCTGACCGCAGCCCTGGCCGTGCTCGGCCTGGGCCTGGTCAGCCCCACGCCGGCGCTGGCCGGTCCACCCGATGCCGCGCCGCCACCGGCCGGTCACGGGCCCGGTCGCCCCGGTCACGCCCCGGCCGTCAGCGGCGCCGAGGACCAGGGCGCGCCGACGTTCTTCAACAGCGGCCTCGCCCCGACGCCCTACCAGGGCTGGAACACCTACTTCGGGCTCGGTGGCGACCCCACCGAGGCCGAAGTGCGGTCGGTCACCGACTTCATGGTCAGCAGCGGCCTGCGCGACGCCGGCTACACCTACGTCTGGATCGACGGCAACTGGGCCGCGCCGACCCCCCGCAACGAGGCCGGTCACCTCGTCGCCGATCCGGCCCGCTTTCCCGGCGGCATGGCCGCGCTGGCCGCGTACATCCACAGCAAGGGCATGAAGGCCGGCATCTACACCGACGCCGGACCGTACCTGCCGGGGCAGTGCGGGCTCGGCAGCAACGGCCACTACGCCGCCGACATCGCACAGTTCGCCGGCTGGGGCTTCGACGCGCTCAAGGCCGACTGGCTCTGCGGCCGGGCCGCCGGCCTGGACCCGGAGACCACCTTCCGGGAGCTGGCCGAGGCGGTACGCCAGTCGCCCCGACCCATGCTGCTGAACATCTGCAACCCGGTCAGCTCCGACTGGGGTGGCGGCCCGTACACCCCGGAGCAGCTCTCCACCTGGAGCTACACGTACGCGCCCACCATCGCCGACTCCTGGCGGACGTACACCGACGTGGGGCTCACCGACCCGACGCCGCAGTGGGCGTTCCCGTGGGTGCTGCGCAACATGGACGTCAACGCGTACCACCCGGCGGCCACCGGGCCGGGGCACTACAACGACCCGGACTACCTGCTGCCGATGCGTCCGCTGCCCGGCGGCGGGTACGAGTTGAGCCTGGAGGAGTCCAAGACCCAGCTCGGCATGTGGGCCATCATGGCCGCCCCGCTGGTGATCGGCTCGGACCCGCGGGGCCTGCCCCAGCAGATGATCTCGGCGCTGACCAACCCGGAGATCATCGCGGTGGACCAGGACCCGCTGGTGCGGCAGGGCGTGAAGGTCGCCGACACCGGCACCGACGCGCAGGTCTGGAGCAAGGTGCTCACCGGCGCCGGCAAGCGTGCTGTCGCGCTGCTCAACCGGCACGACACCGCCCAGCGGATCACCGTGAACTTCGCCGATGTGGCGCTCGGCGGCTCGGTGAGCGTCCGTGACCTGTGGTCGCGCCGCACCGTGGACGCCCAGCCGGGCACCGCGGGGGTGCAGCCGTTCACCGGCTCGTACACCGTCGAGGTGCCGGCGCACGGGGTGGCCATGCTCGGCCTCACCGGCACCGACCAGGTCGCCGGCGTCGACCTCGGTGGCAGCGCCAGCGCCAGTCCGGCGCTGGTCCGGGTGGACGACACGCACGCCACCGCCTTCGTCCGCGACGGTTCCGGTGCGCTGGCGGTCAACACCCGCTCCGGTACGACGTGGGGCACCCGCTGGACGTCACTCGGCGGCCCGGTCGGCGGCCGGATCCTCGGGCAGCCCGCCGCGTACGGCTCCGCCGACGGCCGCCTCGACGTCTTCGTCCGGGGCACCGACAACGCCGCGTGGCAGCGCAGTTACGTCGGCGGTGGGTGGGGGCCGTGGCGCAGCCTCGGTGGCACGTTGACCGACGCGCCCACTGTGGCCTGGACCAGCCCGACCCGGTGGACGCTGCTGGCCCGGGGTGCCGACGGCAAGCTCTGGTCGCGTACGCCGAGCGCCGGCTGGACCGGCGTCGGGGCTCCGGACGACCGGCCGTTCTACGGTCGGCCGAGCGCCGTCGTCGACGACGCCGGCGTGCTGCACGTGGCGGTCCGTAGTCGCACCGACGAGGTGTGGTGGAGCAGCCGGACCGGCGCCACCTGGTCGAGCTGGACCAACCTGGGCGGGACCACCAGCGGCAGCCCGACCCTGCTCGCCACCTCCGGCCGGGTCTATCTGTTCGCGCTGGCCGCCGACAACCGGCTCTGGCAGCGCAACCTGGCCGATGGCGGCTGGGGCGGCTGGTTCCGTCGCGGTGAGTTCGCCACCGACGCGTTCCGGGGTGCCCCGGGGGCCGCGGCGGGCGCCAACGGCAGCGCCTGGCTGGCGGTGCGCGGGGTCGACGACCGGGTGCACCAGATCGTCCTCTGA
- a CDS encoding sugar ABC transporter permease gives MTATTSTTSVTPIQRRRRSARLSPLLVAFVLVPFAVESVWVFWPALQGFWFSLTRWDGMTSPTFVGADNYVELAGDATFRGALVNTVIWLVLFGGLSVLGGFGMALLLQKERRGVGFYRAALFTPVVFSLVVTALVWRVFYQPDGIADTVLRAVGLEHLIRPWLADPQTALYAVILPALWRQIGYVMVLFLAGLKAIDPALHEAARMDGANSWQRLRHVTIPQLKGVNAVVLSVIVIDSLRSFDIVWSLTKGGPYHSSELLSTYMYSTAFQSLRLGYASAIAVVIFVLALAVILGYLVRAFREEA, from the coding sequence GTGACAGCAACGACCTCCACGACCTCGGTCACCCCCATCCAGCGGCGGCGACGGTCGGCCCGACTGTCGCCGCTGCTGGTGGCGTTCGTCCTCGTACCCTTCGCGGTGGAGAGCGTCTGGGTCTTCTGGCCGGCGCTACAGGGTTTCTGGTTCTCGCTCACCCGCTGGGACGGGATGACGTCGCCGACCTTCGTCGGCGCCGACAACTACGTCGAGCTGGCCGGCGACGCCACCTTCCGGGGCGCGCTGGTCAACACCGTGATCTGGCTGGTGCTCTTCGGCGGCCTCTCCGTGCTCGGCGGTTTCGGCATGGCGCTGCTGTTGCAGAAGGAGCGGCGGGGCGTCGGGTTCTACCGGGCCGCGCTCTTCACCCCGGTGGTGTTCTCACTGGTGGTGACCGCGCTGGTCTGGCGGGTCTTCTACCAGCCAGACGGCATAGCCGACACCGTGCTGCGGGCGGTCGGGCTGGAGCACCTGATCCGGCCCTGGCTCGCCGACCCGCAGACCGCCCTGTACGCGGTGATCCTGCCCGCCCTGTGGCGGCAGATCGGGTACGTGATGGTGCTCTTCCTGGCCGGGCTGAAGGCGATCGACCCGGCGCTGCACGAGGCGGCCCGGATGGACGGCGCCAACTCCTGGCAGCGGCTGCGCCACGTCACCATCCCCCAGCTCAAGGGGGTCAACGCCGTCGTGCTCTCGGTCATCGTGATCGACTCGCTGCGCTCGTTCGACATTGTCTGGTCGCTGACCAAAGGCGGCCCGTACCACTCGTCGGAGCTGCTCAGCACCTACATGTACTCGACCGCGTTCCAGAGTCTGCGGTTGGGCTACGCCTCCGCGATCGCCGTCGTGATCTTCGTGCTCGCGTTGGCCGTCATCCTCGGCTACCTGGTCCGCGCGTTCCGGGAGGAAGCCTGA
- a CDS encoding carbohydrate ABC transporter permease — protein sequence MTKLRTGAFHTGMVLLSLLWLGPVLWVVVMSTRSFDDIAAHGVGSLPRSFTLDTYRQAWTDGGELRALINSLLVTVPSVLLSLALAAVAAFALSRFRIPGRRTILLLMLAGNLLPPQILLIPVAKFSELTGLYDTLWALIAVQVGFGLGFYTFVLHGFMRDLPNEIQEAATIDGAGTAQIFTRVMLPLTRPALAALGALSFTWIFNDLLWAITVLRTDDTMPVTPALLALQGQFVSSWNVIAAGTVIAAVPTVAVFLRFQRHFVSGLAIGAVK from the coding sequence ATGACCAAGCTCCGTACCGGGGCCTTCCACACCGGCATGGTCCTGCTCTCGCTGCTCTGGCTGGGGCCGGTGCTCTGGGTCGTGGTGATGTCCACCCGGTCGTTCGACGACATCGCCGCGCACGGCGTGGGCAGCCTGCCCCGGTCGTTCACCCTGGACACCTACCGGCAGGCGTGGACCGACGGGGGCGAGCTGCGCGCGCTGATCAACAGCCTGCTGGTCACCGTTCCGTCGGTGCTGCTGAGCCTCGCGCTGGCCGCGGTGGCCGCGTTCGCCCTGAGCCGGTTCCGGATTCCCGGGCGGCGGACCATCCTGCTGCTGATGCTCGCCGGCAACCTGTTGCCGCCGCAGATCCTGCTCATCCCGGTGGCCAAGTTCAGCGAGCTGACCGGCCTCTACGACACGCTCTGGGCGCTGATCGCGGTGCAGGTCGGCTTCGGGCTCGGCTTCTACACCTTCGTGCTGCACGGCTTCATGCGGGACCTGCCGAACGAGATCCAGGAGGCGGCCACCATCGACGGCGCCGGCACCGCGCAGATCTTCACCAGGGTGATGCTGCCGCTGACCCGGCCCGCGTTGGCGGCGCTCGGCGCGCTCTCCTTCACCTGGATCTTCAACGACCTGCTCTGGGCGATCACCGTGTTGCGCACCGACGACACCATGCCGGTCACCCCGGCGCTGCTCGCGCTACAGGGGCAGTTCGTCTCCTCCTGGAACGTCATCGCCGCCGGCACCGTCATCGCGGCCGTACCCACGGTCGCTGTCTTCCTGCGCTTCCAGCGGCACTTCGTCTCGGGTCTGGCGATCGGAGCGGTCAAGTGA
- a CDS encoding alpha-galactosidase, protein MTGRRWTLRGAHTEYTVTVPAHGRWLELVAWGPHGVSDGPSPVAYDGPVPFLTAGDAAPIEYATDADRPFLGADLVVETPDGGRRVGLRHTGSRLDADQRELAVDFADPVTGLRATVHYRVPDGTDVVQRWVELVNDGGGPLRVVRAGSGGFCVPTPHGALLSHQWGQWAQEFQLAHVELGHGAFRIGSSQGVPGHLHVPWLAVRDTAEPDGSVWGMALAWTGSWEITAERDTGGLTRVRVGRQLVDGPLELAPGERLTVPVVTGAYSADGLDGLARVWHAHQRRLAADRLTPRPVLYNSWEATYFAVEAESQLALARIAAELGVETFVVDDGWFVGRTDDTAGLGDWTPDPAKFPAGFDAFIADVRALGLNFGLWVEPECVNPTSNLYAQHPEWVYSVHGRPLTPVRNQYLLDLGRPEVAEFVHSTVDGLLRRYDIDYLKWDFNRPRTEPGRPGGEGPLDLDGAHVANLHRIYDRLRRDHPGVLIEACAGGGARTDLAMAARSDVFWPSDNTGPLDRLAIQYGFLHANAPHLLSSWVTDAPGLFDTRPRTLAFRFVLAMAGVLGIGADIRAWTPAERAEAAGWIARYKEIRDVVTTGEVHLIGGPDQARCAVQYTAPDHRRVVVLAWHTGRLDGAGLLPSRPVRLPLRGLDPSARYAHGDHSYSGAHLGAVGLPVRWSPTHDADLIVLTRD, encoded by the coding sequence GTGACCGGGCGGCGGTGGACGTTGCGCGGCGCGCACACCGAATACACGGTGACGGTGCCGGCGCACGGGCGCTGGCTGGAACTGGTCGCCTGGGGCCCGCACGGCGTCAGCGACGGGCCGTCGCCGGTCGCCTACGACGGCCCGGTGCCGTTCCTCACCGCCGGGGACGCCGCCCCCATCGAGTACGCCACCGACGCCGACCGCCCGTTCCTGGGCGCGGACCTGGTGGTCGAGACCCCGGATGGCGGGCGTCGGGTGGGCCTGCGGCACACCGGCAGCCGGCTCGACGCCGACCAGCGGGAACTGGCCGTCGACTTCGCCGACCCGGTGACCGGGCTGCGCGCCACAGTGCACTACCGGGTGCCAGACGGCACCGACGTGGTGCAGCGCTGGGTGGAGCTGGTCAACGACGGCGGCGGCCCGCTGCGGGTGGTCCGGGCCGGCTCGGGCGGCTTCTGCGTGCCGACCCCGCACGGCGCGCTGCTCAGCCACCAGTGGGGGCAGTGGGCGCAGGAGTTCCAGCTCGCCCATGTCGAGCTGGGCCACGGTGCTTTCCGGATCGGCAGCTCCCAGGGCGTACCCGGGCACCTGCACGTGCCCTGGCTGGCGGTCCGGGACACGGCCGAGCCGGATGGCTCGGTCTGGGGGATGGCACTGGCCTGGACCGGCTCGTGGGAGATCACCGCCGAGCGGGACACCGGCGGTCTGACCCGCGTGCGGGTGGGCCGCCAGCTCGTCGACGGCCCGCTGGAGCTGGCGCCCGGCGAGCGGCTGACCGTGCCGGTGGTCACCGGGGCGTACAGCGCGGACGGCCTGGACGGGCTGGCCCGGGTCTGGCACGCCCACCAGCGGCGGCTGGCCGCCGACCGGCTCACCCCGCGCCCGGTGCTCTACAACTCCTGGGAGGCGACCTACTTCGCGGTCGAGGCGGAGAGTCAGCTCGCGCTCGCCCGGATCGCCGCCGAGCTGGGTGTGGAGACGTTCGTCGTGGACGACGGCTGGTTCGTCGGCCGTACCGACGACACCGCCGGGCTCGGTGACTGGACGCCCGACCCGGCGAAGTTCCCGGCCGGGTTCGACGCGTTCATCGCCGACGTGCGGGCGCTCGGGCTGAACTTCGGGCTCTGGGTCGAGCCCGAGTGCGTCAACCCCACGTCGAACCTCTACGCCCAGCACCCCGAGTGGGTCTACTCCGTGCACGGCCGACCGCTCACCCCGGTGCGCAACCAGTACCTGCTCGACCTGGGCCGACCCGAGGTGGCCGAGTTCGTGCACTCCACAGTGGACGGTTTGCTGCGGCGGTACGACATCGACTACCTGAAGTGGGACTTCAACCGGCCGCGTACCGAGCCGGGCCGGCCCGGTGGGGAGGGCCCGCTGGACCTGGACGGCGCGCACGTGGCCAACCTGCACCGGATCTACGACCGGCTGCGCCGGGACCACCCCGGCGTGCTGATCGAGGCGTGTGCCGGTGGTGGCGCGCGGACCGACCTGGCGATGGCCGCCCGCTCGGATGTCTTCTGGCCCAGCGACAACACCGGTCCGCTGGACCGGCTGGCCATCCAGTACGGGTTCCTGCACGCCAACGCGCCGCACCTGCTCAGCTCCTGGGTCACCGACGCGCCGGGCCTGTTCGACACCCGGCCGCGAACGCTGGCGTTCCGGTTCGTGCTCGCCATGGCCGGTGTGCTCGGCATCGGCGCGGACATCCGCGCCTGGACCCCCGCCGAACGGGCCGAGGCCGCCGGCTGGATCGCCCGCTACAAGGAGATCCGGGACGTCGTCACCACCGGCGAGGTGCACCTGATCGGCGGCCCCGACCAGGCCCGGTGCGCCGTGCAGTACACCGCGCCGGACCACCGCCGGGTGGTCGTCCTGGCCTGGCACACCGGCCGGCTCGACGGTGCCGGCCTGCTGCCGTCCCGCCCGGTCCGGCTGCCCCTGCGCGGCCTCGACCCGAGCGCCCGGTACGCCCACGGCGACCACAGCTACTCCGGCGCTCACCTCGGCGCTGTCGGCCTGCCCGTGCGGTGGAGCCCGACCCACGACGCCGACCTCATCGTGCTGACCCGCGACTGA
- a CDS encoding SDR family oxidoreductase: MDQPMRRLEGKNALVTGAMGGIGAATARRLAAEGAAVTLFDVADPTPLADELTTNGGRALSVTGDVSDEADWTAAVAATRAHLGPVDILVSSAYAVRVAPAHQTSRESWDQQLGVSLTGSFLGVRACLDDLRARSGAVVLISSVHALVGLPGRPAYAAAKGGLVALGRQLAVEYGPQVRVNTVLPGPILTAAWADVSEEDRRRSVAETVAKRFGTPDEVAATIAFLASPDAAYVTGASLVVDGGWTAVKASA; the protein is encoded by the coding sequence GTGGATCAGCCTATGCGCCGGTTAGAAGGCAAGAACGCGCTGGTCACCGGCGCGATGGGCGGAATCGGCGCGGCCACCGCCCGACGCCTCGCCGCCGAGGGTGCCGCCGTCACGCTCTTCGACGTCGCCGACCCGACCCCGCTGGCCGACGAGTTGACAACCAACGGCGGCCGGGCACTGTCCGTGACGGGTGACGTCAGCGACGAAGCCGACTGGACGGCTGCCGTCGCCGCCACCCGCGCACACCTCGGCCCGGTCGACATCCTGGTCAGCAGCGCCTACGCGGTGCGGGTGGCCCCCGCGCACCAGACCAGCCGAGAGTCCTGGGACCAGCAGCTCGGGGTCAGCCTCACCGGCTCCTTCCTCGGCGTCCGCGCCTGCCTGGACGACCTGCGGGCGCGCTCGGGCGCGGTGGTGCTGATCTCCTCGGTGCACGCGCTGGTCGGGCTGCCCGGACGCCCCGCGTACGCCGCGGCCAAGGGCGGCCTGGTCGCGCTCGGTCGCCAGCTCGCCGTGGAGTACGGCCCACAGGTGCGGGTCAACACCGTGCTGCCCGGGCCGATCCTCACCGCCGCCTGGGCCGACGTGTCCGAAGAGGACCGCCGGCGTAGCGTCGCGGAGACGGTGGCCAAGCGCTTCGGCACCCCGGACGAGGTGGCCGCGACGATCGCCTTCCTCGCCTCACCGGACGCCGCCTACGTCACCGGCGCGAGTCTCGTGGTGGACGGTGGCTGGACAGCGGTGAAAGCCTCGGCCTGA
- a CDS encoding MFS transporter codes for MTTSTTTPPGRAVAARPALRGSRAVTLVAMCLGAMITFLQITATVSALTTIQRDLRVDPTTLVWIPSAYTLMVASVVLSAATLGSRYGRKRVFGAGVVAMIAGAAVVASAPGVAWVIVGQLVAGLGGALILPNSLAVLGATFTDPHRRTEVITAWSAASGIGLAVGPLIAGALLRHHQWHSVYVSTIVLGLVTLVVAGIGVVESRPSAARLDVPGLLLGTVAIAAAVYAMIQGGKDGYTSPVVLTAWVVALVALVAFVLVELRAGAPMLDVRLFRSASFSAVMAVAAVSLFGFTGVAILLVLFHERAQALSPLDTGWRMLVLFGTYALVAFGAGRAIRRTGFKAPLTLGLVLGAVASFALAGQGPTTPFGDRWALFVLFGAASALVVAPATAAAMASVAPAQAGMASGAVNAARQVGSVVGSSVLGTLLTTTMVADLPGRLAAHQVAEPTRGAVQAAVAAGVSDGQPLPDPVRSALAEAVTSGVQAGLRVNGIVFLVAAVLALALIRNRPHRH; via the coding sequence GTGACCACCAGCACCACGACCCCACCCGGGCGGGCCGTCGCCGCCCGTCCGGCCCTGCGGGGCTCCCGAGCGGTGACCCTGGTCGCCATGTGCCTGGGAGCGATGATCACGTTCCTACAGATCACCGCGACCGTGTCCGCCCTCACCACCATCCAGCGGGACCTGCGGGTCGACCCCACCACCCTGGTCTGGATCCCCAGCGCGTACACCCTGATGGTGGCGAGCGTGGTGCTGTCCGCCGCCACCCTGGGCAGCCGCTACGGCCGCAAGCGCGTCTTCGGCGCCGGTGTCGTCGCGATGATCGCCGGAGCCGCCGTCGTCGCCAGTGCCCCCGGCGTGGCCTGGGTCATCGTCGGGCAGTTGGTCGCCGGCCTCGGTGGGGCGTTGATCCTGCCGAACAGCCTGGCGGTCCTCGGGGCGACCTTCACCGACCCGCACCGACGCACCGAGGTCATCACCGCGTGGTCGGCGGCCTCCGGCATCGGGCTCGCGGTCGGTCCGCTCATCGCCGGCGCCCTGCTGCGACACCACCAGTGGCACAGCGTGTACGTGTCGACGATCGTCCTGGGCCTGGTCACCCTCGTGGTCGCCGGCATCGGGGTCGTCGAGTCCCGGCCGAGCGCCGCCCGCCTCGACGTGCCCGGCCTGTTGCTGGGCACCGTCGCCATCGCCGCCGCCGTCTACGCGATGATCCAGGGCGGCAAGGACGGCTACACCAGCCCGGTGGTGCTGACGGCCTGGGTCGTCGCACTTGTCGCGCTCGTCGCGTTCGTGCTCGTCGAGTTGCGTGCCGGCGCGCCGATGCTCGACGTGCGGCTGTTCCGGTCCGCCTCGTTCAGCGCGGTCATGGCCGTCGCCGCGGTGTCCCTGTTCGGGTTCACCGGCGTCGCCATCCTGCTGGTCCTCTTCCACGAGCGGGCCCAGGCGCTCAGCCCGCTGGACACCGGCTGGCGGATGCTGGTGCTCTTCGGCACCTACGCGCTCGTCGCCTTCGGTGCCGGGCGGGCGATCCGCCGTACCGGCTTCAAGGCGCCGCTCACCCTCGGCCTGGTCCTCGGCGCGGTGGCCAGCTTCGCCCTGGCCGGCCAGGGGCCGACCACGCCGTTCGGTGACCGCTGGGCGCTGTTCGTCCTCTTCGGCGCGGCCAGCGCGCTGGTGGTGGCGCCCGCGACGGCGGCGGCGATGGCCAGCGTCGCGCCCGCCCAGGCGGGCATGGCCTCCGGCGCGGTGAACGCCGCCCGCCAGGTCGGCTCGGTGGTCGGCTCGTCGGTGCTCGGCACGCTCCTCACCACCACGATGGTGGCGGACCTGCCGGGCCGGCTCGCCGCCCACCAGGTCGCCGAACCCACCCGGGGCGCGGTGCAGGCGGCGGTGGCCGCCGGAGTGAGTGACGGCCAGCCGCTGCCCGATCCGGTCCGCTCGGCGCTCGCCGAGGCGGTGACCTCGGGTGTTCAGGCCGGTCTGCGGGTCAACGGCATCGTCTTCCTCGTCGCCGCCGTGCTCGCGCTGGCCCTCATCCGCAACCGGCCGCACCGGCACTGA